The Dethiosulfovibrio peptidovorans DSM 11002 nucleotide sequence ATGTCTCCGGAGGAGCTTTATGGCAGGATAGTCGTAGGAGAGTTCGTCAACAAGACCGCTCCCGAGTACACCGAGCAATACCTTGCCATGACCAAGAAAGTGAGGGAAGGCTAATGAGCGATCGTTTCGAAATTCGTTTCGCCGGCTCCGGCGGACAGGGCGTCATCTTGGCATCGGTCGTGGTCGGAGAGGCCGTCTCCCTTTACGCTGACGGTCTGTTCGCAGTTCAGACCCAGAGCTACGGTCCCGAGGCCAGAGGAGGTAGCTCCAAGGCAGAGGTGGTCATCTCCAGCGAGCCCATAGATTATCCCATGCCGGTTCAGCCGAACCTCCAGGTTATCCTGACTTCCCAGGCCTGCGAGAAGTACGCTACGGACACGAAGCCCGGGGGACGTCTGATAATAGACGATTTCTACGTCAAGGACATACCTGAGGTGGATGCCAACATCTATCATCTTCCCATCGTGAAGACAGCGAGAGACGTCATCGGACGAGAGCTTGTCACCAATATGGTCTCTCTCGGAATGGTGGCCAGAGTGCTCGAGCTTGAAAAGGTAGCGGAACCCGAAGCGATAAGGAAAGCTATCCTCTCCAGGGTCCCCAAGGGAACGGAGGAGATGAACGGCAAGGCTTTCGACGAGGGCTATAAAGTCTTCAAGAACAGCCAGTCGCTTCACTTTTAGTGTAGAATAAGGACATATATCGTGCCGGGGAGAGATAAAACTCTACCCCGGCATATTTATGGGGGGATCTCCGTGGGCAAAGAAATCACTCTTACAGTTAGAGACGTGAATTCCAGGGGACAAGGAGTTGCCGTCGGAGAGGACGGTAAGGTAGTCTTCCTTGATGGAGGACTGCCTTCCGAGGTAGTAAGGGTCTCCCTGGAGACTGATAAAAAGAACTACTCCACGGCTAAAATCCTGGATATCGAGGTCCCATCGGAACATAGGATAACCCCTAGATGTCCCTGGTACGGACTCTGCGGAGGATGCCAGCTCCAACACGGAAGTTACGATCTACAGCTGGAGATAAAGGCCAAGAGCGTGAGAGACGCCATGGAGAGGATCGGAAGGATGAGGGTCGATAGACTCGTCTGTCATCCGAGTCCGATGCAATGGGGCTATCGTAACAAGGCCTCGTTTCCCGTAAGGTCCGAAAACGGTGGGGAAATAGGTTTCTTTAGATCCGGCAGCCATAAATTGGCACCTATTGACGGATGCCCCGTTCTCATGCCTCACGTGGAAAAACTCTACGTCGATTTCAGGGATACGGTGATGCCGGAGTTGAAAAGGAACGGAGTTCCCTTTTACGACGAAAGACGACATAAAGGCCTGTTACGACACATGGTTTTCAGGGGCAACAGAGAGGGTTCTCTTTTGGCTCTCGCAGTTGTTACATCCCTCAGAGACTGCCGTGGAAAAGAGCTTCTCGAGCGATCTCTAGCTAGACTGAAGGAGACCACTCAGACGTCGTTTTCCGGAGTCTGGAACGAAAACTCCTCCAGAGGAAACAGGATACTTGGAGAGAGATCGTCGACGATATGGGGAGACGGGGTCATAACGGAAAAGATCTCAAACTACGATCTATCCTATGATGGTACCGCTTTCTTTCAGGTAAATCCGTTTCAGGCGGAAAGGCTTTTCCTCAGAGCGTCCTCTATCGTTGCCGAAAGGGGAGGGGCGGTCGTGGAACTCTACGCCGGAGTGGGAGCTCTGACCGTCATTTTAGCCAAAGCTGCGAAAACGGTATTGGCAGTTGAGGAATGGGCACCTGCGATCGAAAGGCTTTTGGAAAATGTCTCCCGTAACGGCTTGGACAACGTCAAGGGAATATGCAACAGGGCGGAGGATACCGTCAGAACCATGGTAGAGGCCAAGCCTGACGTGATCGTCGTCGATCCTCCGAGAGGTGGCTGTGCCTCGGAGGTCCTGGATGCCGTCACGGAGAGCTCTGCCGATATGTTGGTTTACGTCTCCTGTAATCCCTCTACACTGGCGAGAGACGGCGCTAAGCTGGTCTCCGACGGTTGGGAGTTGGCCACATTGGAGTGTTTCGACCTGTTTCCCCAGACCGTTCACGTCGAGACCCTGGCCTCATTCAAACGCACCGCAAGAGGTTGACAGATCTGCATGAATCGCTATAATTACGGACGTTGATTGCTTTCAGATGTCAGAATGCGGACATAGCTCAGTCGGTAGAGCATTAGCTTCCCAAGCTAAGGGTCGCGGGTTCGAATCCCGTTGTCCGCTCCATATAAAAAATAAAAGAGCCTAGCTGTCAATTAAAGACAGCTAGGCTCTTTTATTTTTTATAGCTCTTTTTAGAGGATAATTCGCTTTCAGTCATTTGTTTTGATTGACACGACTATCCTCGATCACTAAAATTGAGTGGTGTCCCGGTCTGTACACGAGAGTACAGACCTTTTGAAGGATTTTGTTCCTCGAAAGGAGGTGAGCGGAATGGCGACCAGTCTTACCGAAGAGATCAAAAAGGTCGAAGCTCAGGCTAAACAACAGGTGGCTGAAGCCAGATCCGAGGCAGCTAAGATAGTCTCCAAGGCAAGGGACGAGGCGGATCTTATGCGCAAGGAATCGAAGC carries:
- a CDS encoding 2-oxoacid:acceptor oxidoreductase family protein; the encoded protein is MSDRFEIRFAGSGGQGVILASVVVGEAVSLYADGLFAVQTQSYGPEARGGSSKAEVVISSEPIDYPMPVQPNLQVILTSQACEKYATDTKPGGRLIIDDFYVKDIPEVDANIYHLPIVKTARDVIGRELVTNMVSLGMVARVLELEKVAEPEAIRKAILSRVPKGTEEMNGKAFDEGYKVFKNSQSLHF
- the rlmD gene encoding 23S rRNA (uracil(1939)-C(5))-methyltransferase RlmD, coding for MGKEITLTVRDVNSRGQGVAVGEDGKVVFLDGGLPSEVVRVSLETDKKNYSTAKILDIEVPSEHRITPRCPWYGLCGGCQLQHGSYDLQLEIKAKSVRDAMERIGRMRVDRLVCHPSPMQWGYRNKASFPVRSENGGEIGFFRSGSHKLAPIDGCPVLMPHVEKLYVDFRDTVMPELKRNGVPFYDERRHKGLLRHMVFRGNREGSLLALAVVTSLRDCRGKELLERSLARLKETTQTSFSGVWNENSSRGNRILGERSSTIWGDGVITEKISNYDLSYDGTAFFQVNPFQAERLFLRASSIVAERGGAVVELYAGVGALTVILAKAAKTVLAVEEWAPAIERLLENVSRNGLDNVKGICNRAEDTVRTMVEAKPDVIVVDPPRGGCASEVLDAVTESSADMLVYVSCNPSTLARDGAKLVSDGWELATLECFDLFPQTVHVETLASFKRTARG